The following is a genomic window from Gopherus evgoodei ecotype Sinaloan lineage unplaced genomic scaffold, rGopEvg1_v1.p scaffold_76_arrow_ctg1, whole genome shotgun sequence.
gggtgtggggggagctggaGAAGGTTGAGTGGAGATGCGGGAGGGGTAGAcaaaggggtgtgggggaggggtggaaggaggTTGGAATGGGTGTGTGGGGGCGCTGGAGGGGGTGAGTGGAGATGCGGGAGGGGTAGAcaaaggggtgtgggggaggggtggaaggagggaggaatgggggtgagtggagatgggggaggggtggaagaagggagggatggggtgtggggggagctggaGAAGGTTGAGTGGAGATGCGGGAGGGGTAGAcaaaggggtgtgggggaggggtggaaggaggTTGGAATGGGTGTGTGGGGGCGCTGGAGGGGGTGAGTGGAGATGCGGGAGGGGTGGAcaaaggggtgtgggggaggggtggaaggagggaggaatgggggtgagtggagatgggggaggggtggaaggagggagggatggggtgtggggggagctggaGAAGGTTGAGTGGAGATGCgggaggggtggaaggagggaggaatgggggtgagtggagatgggggaggggtggaaggaggttggaatgggggtgtggGGGCGCTGGAGGGGGTGAGTGGAGATGCGGGAGGGGTAGAcaaaggggtgtgggggaggggtggaaggagggaggaatgggggtgagtggagatgggggaggggtggaaggagggagggatggggtgtggggggagctggaGAAGGTTGAGTGGAGATGCGGGAGGGGTGGAcaaaggggtgtgggggaggggtggaaggagggaggaatgggggtgagtggagatgggggaggggtggaaggaggTTGGAATGGGTGTGTGGGGGCGCTGGAGGGGGTGAGTGGAGATGCGGGAGGGGTAGACAAAGGGGTGTGCgggaggggtggaaggagggaggaatgggggtgagtggagatgggggaggggtggaaggagggagggatggggtgtgggaggagctggagaaggtTGAGTGGAGATGCgggaggggtggaaggagggaggaatgggggtgagtggagatgggggaggggtggaaggaggttggaatgggggtgtggGGGCGCTGGAGGGGGAGAGTGGAGATGGGGACGGATGGAAGAGAAGTGTgttgggggaaggtgggggagggcggACTGAGAGGCAtccacccacagctccctggGGCTCTACAGTGACTCTGGATTCACCCCGGGGTGACTCAGACCTGCTCCTGCATCTACCCCGGGAGCTTGTgttcctggccctgctgctgcccccctaCCATGGTCCCAGAGGGAGAATCCTCCCCAGCTTCCCAGGGAGCCATGAGACcccctggctcccaccccctCAAACTAATCAAGGGGGCTGCTTAATCTGCTAATGGCTGGCGCAGGCTCTggctccctggccctgctgcccccagccggACCCCCGGACCAAGGCCGGGGGCAGACGGGCGCGCTTTGCGGGGATGCCAGGGAGCCCCCTTCACTGACAGCCCCCGTCTCTCCGTGCCGGGGCGGGGGGTGGAAGGGGTTAACCGTGTCCGGAACGGGACCTCCCCGCTCCACCCTCCTCCGCCGAGCCCGGGGCGTTCCCTGTCGCCCCCCCTTCCGGGGCGTTtccagtggggaggggagagtccgGGAAGCGGGCGGTGCGCCCTGGGCGCACACTTGGCACGGGGCCCTGGGCgcaccggggctcccctgctgctgctgccgctgccgctCCTGGGGGGCGGgcgaggggcggggcgggggccgTAATTCTCCACCCCAAGCCCGGGGGGAGGCGGCTCTGAAAGTCCCTAGCGTTCAGCTGAGCGGGCGGGGAAGTCCCGGTGGCCTTTCCTCTAccctggctgcctgctgcagccTTCCTGGCTTCAGTTGGGGGCTGTGGGCACCCACGGGGCAGCCAGGCCGCCCCCTCCCTGCGCGCCCGCTCCCTGGAGGTGCCCGGCTCTGCAGGGGGCACCTGCTGAGGCCATGAGCTCGCAAAAGGGCAGAACGGGGTTTGGCTGGTGACCCCTCGCCCACACAAGGGGCAaaggacccaggagaccgagcgACGTTTGGCTGGTGACTCCCCCTCACGCCCACCCCGGGGGCAcaggacccaggagaccgagccGGTTTGGCTGGcgacccctcccccactctggggGCAAAGGACCCCGGCGCCTGAGGAATGGCGGAGGAGATGCCCGTGGACCTGAGGACGTGGCGGAAGGGGGACAGCCCCGAGTGCCAGGGGAGCAGGGTTCCCCGTACCAAAGACCCCGGGGGGCAGCGGGCTCCTCAGGGCAGCCGGCCATTCCCTGCACCCTGGCCCGGCGCCCCAGGGGGGCCAAagactcctcccacccaccccgggGCATCGAGCCCGGGGCCCCCCGACGAGGGGGGCAGGAAAGCGGAGACCTCGCTGCCCTTGCGCAAACGCCGCTACGCAGTGCGGGGGCCGGGCTGGGAGCGGCCCGGGCCCCCGGCCGGGAAGGTGCCCAAGACGGAGAGTGACGGGGGTCAGGAGGGCGCCTCTGGGGGGCAGCATCCCCCCTTTTGCAACGGCTACTGCCCCCCCTACGTGGCTGTGGAGTACTCCCGCCTGCCAGCTCCCTACCTCATAGGTGGGTGACCCCCGCCCCACATCGCCCCCGCGGGGGCCCCCCGGCTCCTTCCTTTCCCCGCAGACAGCCGGTGTCTCCCCAGGTGCTGGCGGGTGGCCAGGACAGGTCCCACGGGCTGGAGACCCTCCCGCGCCGATGCGCCGGGGGCCCGGGAAATAGGCTGGGGGCGGCGGAGGAGAGTCCTCAGGGGCCGGGTGAGGATTTCAGTAAAGCGATTGCTCAAACGTAGCCCTGGCCCCTACTCCTGGGTCCCTTGTGGGAGGGGTTATGGGGGAGACCCCAGGAGGTGCTGGCCCCGGACTCCTGGGTGCCTTGTGGGAGGGGTTATGGGGGAGACCCGAGTAGGTGCTGGtcctggactcctgggtccctAGGGACGGGTTATGGGGGAGACCCAGGAGGTGCTggccccggactcctgggtccctagGGACGGGTTATGGGGGAGACCCCAGGAGGTGCTGGCCCCGGATTCCTGGGTCTCTAGGGACCGGTTATGGGGGAGACCCGAGTAGGTGCTGGtcctggactcctgggtccctAGGGACGGGTTATGGGGGAGACCCCAGGAGGTGCTggccctggactcctgggtctCTAGGGACCGGTTATGGGGGACACCACAAGAGGTGCTGGCCCCGGAGTCCTGGGTCCCTTGCGATGTATAAGGGGGATCCCTTCTTTCGCTCACGCAcccccattcttctccccccaccaGGTCTGACCGGACCCTTCCTGGTCCCGGAGCGGGCCCCATTCTTCCAACCCGTGGCCCCCCACCCCCTACTGCCGGCCCCTCTGCTGGGGCGCCCCGCCACTCCCtacccccttctctgccccctgcagACACAGATAGCTGCTGACATCGCTACGGCGACCAAGCAGGACGAGGATGGAGACacgtaagtgtgtgtgtgtgtggggttgaAATGAGGGGTGAGTTTAAATAGCCCTGGGCCCCCAGTACGGACATGGGGGGCAAGGGGCCCATCTGCGAGCCCAGACAGAGCGAGCCAGCCCGGCTGGGAAGGGGAATCCCCGGCCCGTCTGTGTAGCCCTCCTCCCATCCCGGTCCCACCCCCTGCCGACGTTTTCTTCCTGCGTAATGGTCCCGTGGCTCAAACTTCTtactggaaggggagggggataGATTTCCTCCCCGGCTTCCTCTTCCTCCACTCTCCGCACCCACCCCCCCGCGCCTGGCTgggcactgctgcagggaagATCACAGCGCTGGGTTCTTGGCTTGGCAGTGACAGGGCACTGTCATGGggaagcttgcagcactgggTTCCCAGCTGGGCAGTGACAGGGCACTATTCCTGGGGGAGCTCGCAGCACTGGATTCCTGTCAGGGGAGTGACAGGGTACTGTTCCTGGTGAAGCTCGCAGCTCTGGGTTCCCAGCTGGGCAATGACATGGCACTGTTCCTGGGGAAGCTCGCAGCCCTGGGTTCCCGACAGGGCACTGTGGCGGGGAAGCTCTCAGCACTGGGTTCCTGGCTGGGCAGTGACAGGGCACTGTTCCTGGGGAAGCTAGCAGCTCTGGATTCCTGTCAGGGGAGTGACAGGGTACTGTTCCTGGTGAAGCTCGCAGCTCTGGGTTCCCAGCTGGGCAATGGCATGGCACTGTTCCTGGGGAAGCTCGCAGCCCTGGGTTCCCGACAGGGCACTGTGGCGGGGAAGCTCTCAGCACTGGGTTCCTGGCTGGGCAGTGACAGGGCACTGTTCCTGGGGAAGCTAGCAGCTCTGCGTTCCCGACAGGCCACTGTAGTGGGGGAAACTCACAGCACTCGGttcccagctgggcaggaacagggcACTGTCATGGAAAACCTCGCAGCGCTGGGTTCCTGACAGGGCAGCGACAGGGCACTGTTCccggggaagctcgcagcgctgggtgcctggctgggcagtgacagggcactgttcctggggaagctcacagcactgggTTCCCAACAGGGCACTGTGGTgagggaagctcacagcactgggTTCCTGGCTTGGCAGTCAGGGCACGGTTCCTGGGGCAGCTCGCAGCGCTGCAGCCTCCCAAGCCTGAGCTGCCAGTGGATATCGAAAGTGGCCTGTTTAAGACAGGAAGTGGAGGTCAGCGGGCGGCTGGGAGCTCTTACTGGAAGCCCATAGTCGAGGACCCCCGCCCCCGTTTGGGCCGCGCTGATAAGAGGTTTCCTTTTATCGTAATTCGCTGCTGGAGCGATTCTCTGAAATCACCTGCAACTTTGGGCGGGAGGGGGGCGGCAGAGAGGGGGCCAGGgctagggggcagcagagctggggaccagagcagggagcagagggaggggtgagctggggtgacaGGACTCTGGGGGGCAGGacatgggagggagagggggagctgggcGAAGGGAGCCAAGGGGCCGTCGGGAGGGTGAGGTGGAAGATGAGGGGGTCTCAGACCCAGTGGGGACGATGTGGGGCAGGACGGGGACCTCGCTTACATTGCAACGCTTGTTCTAAGCAGCACCAGTGTCGCTAACAGATCAGAAAGGGCAGCATCtcgggctgggggggggactCCAGTAACTTGCTGCACCCGCTGTTCTAGCTGGCATCTGCCCAGGGGTTACTAGGGAGCTGCTGGTGAAGGGGAGCTCTTGTGGGGCACTGCCCAGGGCggtgagctcccagctggggattcCCGTGACACCTGGGAATTTCTGTGGGGAGAGGAACTTTctgtggagtggggggggggaacctgagGAGGTTCTACCCCCTACCCCAGTGATggtctctcctccccctgcccacagggCTCTGCACATCGCTGTGGCCCAGGGGAACCTGCCCATTGCCCAGCGCCTGGTCAGCCTCTTCCTGCAGGGTCAGCGGGACCTGGACATCTACAACAACCTGCGGCAGGTCAGTCTGGGGGCCGGGGTCCCAGCGGGGCAGGATGGGAGGGGTGGTCTGTGGGCTCTGATACCAGACTGGTCCCTGCCAGATGGGGGGAGCTGGGTATCGGAGGAGGGGTGTGATGCCGACCTGCCCCCTGTCAGGTGGCACCAGGCTgacggggggcggggcgggggggggacccGGGCACGGCGTTCCCAGAACCCACGTGCCCAGCCCCGCCCAGCCCCAGTGCAGACGGGACTTTCCCCGACAACTTCCTCCCCCGTTGCTTGGGCGACGCCCCagggtcagagcctgagtcacGGGGGAGGGGACGCAGCCAGATGGACAAACAGGCACACCTGGCACCTGGAGCACTTACAGGTCGCCCTGCAGTGATGAGACACAAAGTGGGTCCTGGGCAAACCCTGCAgcgctctcccctctccctctggctccttgcACATTCCCAGAGCACTGAGGCACGCCGCGTTGCACACTCACCCTGCACGGCTGAGACACACACTCAGACACTCCCACTCCCCGGATACCTGTATTCCCAGAGCACTGCACACTCATGCACCAGGGCATGCTGCATTCCACACTTACAATGCACTGGTgtgacacacacactgacacacgcTCAGACACACTTGCTCCCTGCAACGAGCGTGTTCATGGACTTCCACATGCATCGCACACTCCCACTGCGATAGCCCCACGCACCagtcacacacacaagcacactcgCTGCGGTGCGCTTGCTGGCTCTCACAGAGACACGGCTTGCTGGGACATGCTCACTCATACACACCATGGCACCTCTGCACACTCTTACAcactcatccccccaccccatccccggAGCCCAGAAGGAGCCGCCAGCTCCATCCTATGGACAGGTTCCCCTCACTCTTGACCTGCAGCCCACAGatcccccagtcctgggctccccctagCTCTGCTGgtgtccctcactcctgacctgcagtccCCAGTTAcccaagccctgggctccccccagctttGCTTGGGTCCCGGATGGGGGTCTCTAAGCAGGGAACAGCCATCCCCAGTCCCATGTTGTGTGCCCCATTTCCTGTAAACCAGCACCTGAGccagctccagccccttctcAGAAGTGTCTGCGTCAATGTGGCTGGCGCCAGGGGCTGTGGTTAGCACCGTCGGGACCGGGCAGCTTCCTCTGGTTACAGGGTGTGCACCAGCTGCTCGCAGCTTGCATGTCTCGGTGCTGTAAGCTTTGCTGTGGCAATGCCCTGCCTGAGTCCCCAGCTGGGAAACCCCCTGGTGCTGCGAGCTTCCTTGTGTGTGTCCCCAGCTGGGACCCACTGCCCGGCATTGCGAgcttccctgcagcagtgccTTGTGCCTCTCCCCCCCTCAGACCCCCTTGCACCTGGCGGTGATCACCACCCAGCCATCCCTGGTGAAGCTGCTGCTCTCGCATGGGGCATCCCCGATGGCACTGGACCGGCACGGACAAACGTCGGTGCACCTGGCCTGCGAGCACGGCAGCCCCCCATGCCTGCGTGAGCTGCTGGAGTGGGGCAGCAGCCGACCT
Proteins encoded in this region:
- the BCL3 gene encoding B-cell lymphoma 3 protein isoform X2; translation: MAEEMPVDLRTWRKGDSPECQGSRVPRTKDPGGQRAPQGSRPFPAPWPGAPGGPKTPPTHPGASSPGPPDEGGRKAETSLPLRKRRYAVRGPGWERPGPPAGKVPKTESDGGQEGASGGQHPPFCNGYCPPYVAVEYSRLPAPYLIGLTGPFLVPERAPFFQPVAPHPLLPAPLLGRPATPYPLLCPLQTQIAADIATATKQDEDGDTALHIAVAQGNLPIAQRLVSLFLQGQRDLDIYNNLRQTPLHLAVITTQPSLVKLLLSHGASPMALDRHGQTSVHLACEHGSPPCLRELLEWGSSRPDLEARNYEGLTPLHVSVATSNRDMVLLLLEHGADIDAVDIKSGRSPLLHAVENNSLDMVELLIQNGANVNAQSYAGCTALHVASGRGLLDALRLLVRNGADCGIKNYHNDTALMVAKNRRPPVPR